In the Bacillus sp. FJAT-42376 genome, GGAACGTTCGCAGAATAATAGCAGGAAATCGATACTTGTTCCGCGTGAAACAAAGACTTCAGTTCAAACGCAAGCCATCGAGTCGCTTTTTCAATTGAATGATCTGCTCTTTCATTATATAGGTAAGCAAAAAAACGGCCGTTCAGTGATGCAGCCTTGCTAACAATTTCTTGCATGATGACCACCCGTCAAATTCCAAATTAAGTAAAATATGATATTTTTATTATATCATAAAACCTGATCTTTCCATAGATGAACTTTCCCGGTTAACACACTGGCTAAACGGCGCTTGACTTATTATCCTCCACATTATATAATGCTTGATGTTGTGTAAAATATTGCAGCCTCAGAATCGCATAGATGTCCCCATTTTGTTCCCGTGCCTGACACGAGGTGCATCGAGTAACTCCCTGCTGCTGGAGCGAGGGTGCATGAAAACATAATGGTCATACATGTAAGGTTCGGTCTGGTTTTTATTTTATACAAAATAAAAACACAAGGAGGAGTCATATAATGTCTCGTTATACTGGCCCTAGCTGGAAACTATCCCGCCGTCTTGGAATCTCTCTAAGCGGTACAGGTAAAGAATTGGAAAAACGCCCTTACGCTCCTGGACAACACGGTCCTGGACAACGTAAAAAACTTTCTGAGTACGGTCTTCAATTGCAGGAAAAACAAAAACTTCGCCACATGTACGGAGTAAACGAGCGCCAGTTCCGCAACACGTTCGTTAAAGCTGGAAAAATGAAAGGGATCCTTGGTGAAAGCTTCATGGCTTTGCTTGAATCCCGCCTTGACAACGTTGTTTACCGTCTTGGTCTTGCGCGCACTCGCCGCCAGGCACGTCAATTGGTAAACCACGGACACATCATGGTTGACAACGCTCGCGTTGACATTCCATCTTTCCAAGTTAAAACAGGTCAGGTTATCACGCTGCGTGAAAAATCCCGCAACCTTGATATCGTGAAAGAAGCTCTAGAAGTAAACAGCTTCGTTCCTGAATACTTGACTTTCGATGCTGACAAGCTTGAAGGAACTTACACTCGTCTTCCTGAGCGTTCTGAGCTTCCAGCTGAAATTAACGAATCTCTTATCGTTGAGTTCTACTCTCGTTAATCGATTTGAAGAAAAAACCGCTGAACTTTTGTTCGGCGGTTTTTTTTTATGGTTAAATTAGTGGCTCTATACTATTTGTTGGGGTACCCAAACAATTGCGTAAATAAAATACACGCAGATATCCATTCCTTTATACTTGAATTGTCGAGAAACAAGTAGAAAAGAAATGGAGCTGCGTGTCCTTGAATTTTACCATGAATATTCCCGGTTTAAAAGATTGTCTCCTCATCAAGGTGGAAGAACGTGACGGAAAAGTCTTACTTCATGTAGAGATGGAGCTGAAGCGCCAGGTGTGTCCGGGCTGCGGGCAGAAGACGAAACGCGTTCATGACTATAGACTTCAAAAAATCAAACATCTCAAGTGGTTTGAACGACTGACGGAAATCTGGTACCGACGCAGAAGATTAGCCTGCAGCTGCGGGAAGCGATTTTCAGAGAGAAACGTCATCGTTGACAGCGTACCTCCATTGAATTTAACCAAGCCTTGTCCATCCGTGTGATCCAAGCCAAAACATTTAAAGAGACAGGAGACAGGTTTGATGTCTCTTCGACGACCTGTATTCGTCGATTTGACCGATTGGCTCAAACCCAAATCCGTAAAGTCGACACGCTTCCTCCTGTCATTGCCATTGATGAATACAAGGGCGACACACAGGAAGGAAGGTACCAGTTAATTGTCGCCGATGGGGTAACCAAAAAACCACTGGATATTTTGCCGAACCGTTCCAAGAAAACCATCAAACACTACCTTCAGAAGCATGGGAACGAAGTTCGTGTGGTCATCATGGATATGAGTCCCTCCTTTAAAGCAGCCGTTCATTCGGCACTTGGAAAGCCTATCATTGTGGCGGATCGGTTTCACTATTGCCGGTATATTTTTTGGGCTTTAGATGCGGTAAGAAGAAGGGTTCAGAAGGATTTTCATCCTTACGATCGCAAGAAATGCAAGCGCATGAAACATGTCTTTCATAAGCGGAACGACAAACTTTCAGACCAGGAAAGATGGTACCTAAGCCGGTATCTGGAGATGTCTGAAGAGCTTCAAGCAGCCTACAACTTGAAAGAAACGTACCGGACCTGGTTTGAAGAAGCGAAGGAAAAAGGCCAGTCTGGGATTATGGAAACGAAAAAGGCGCTGGAGAGTTTCTATGCGGAGTGTGAAACTTCCGGGATTGCAGAAATGAAAAAAGCGACCCAAACCTTCCGCAATTGGCAGGTAGAGATTCTCAATAGCTTTGTCTATGGCTATTCCAATGGTTTTTTAGAAGGGATCAACAATTCCACAAAAGTGTTGAAACGGAATGCCTATGGATTTCGAAATTTTACTCGATTCCGTGCGAGAATCTTATTGCAACATCAGTTTAAAGGAATGGGTCTTCATATTGGATAAGGGCGGCAGTTTTCACTGCCACCCCAACATTTGACGGAGAACCAAATTAGTTAAGTGTTTGCACTGACCCTCAGTGCAGTAACGCGATGAGGGAACAAGCAACGAGCATCCCACCCCCTATTCCCCAACAACTCTCGTCTGGCGGGGACGAAGGTTTAGTCCTTTAGCAGACCGGGGGTCAGTGCAATGCACTGACCCCCAATATGGTACCGCACTGGGGGAACAAGCAACGAGCATCCCAGCCCTTATACTTGAACAACTCTCGTCTGGCGGGGACGGAGGTTTAGTCCTTTAGCTGAGCGGGGGTCAGTGCAACCAGTAAAATCAGTCCAATCAGTGCAACCCGTACAATCCCCCCCCACAAAAACAGAAAAAAGCACCCTGATCCATGGGTGCTTTTTTCAACCGATTAAAACTGTACCATCGTATACTTCTTTTTCCCGCGTCTGATAATGGTAAATTCATCATCAATCCGGTCCTCTGCTTGCAGCACATAATCCAGTTCCTGCTTGCGCTCACCATTAATATAGACGGCACCGTTTGTTACGTCTTCACGAGCCTGTCTTTTGGAAGGCGAGATGCCGGCTTCGATTAACAGGTCAATCAGGCTAATCTCCTTGCTGCTCGCCTGATGGGACGGAACGTCTTTGAAGCCTTGCTTGATTTCTTCTCCGCTAAGCGATTTAATTTCTCCGCTGAACAGCGCCTGGGAAATACGGATGGCCTGGTCAAGCGCTTCCTGACCGTGAACCATCGCTGTAACTTCTTCTGCCAGCCGCTTGTGAGCTGCTCTTTTTTCAGGAGCCTCCTGAACTTCTTTTTCAAGGGCATTGATCTCCTCATGAGAAAGGAATGTAAAGTACTTCAGGTATTTCACGACATCCCGGTCATCTGCGTTGATCCAGAATTGATAGAACTCGTACGGAGATGTTTTTTCCCGATCAAGCCAAACAGCGCCGCCCTCTGTTTTTCCAAACTTCGTGCCATCTGCTTTTGTTACAAGCGGAATGGTCAGACCGAACGCTTTCGCCTCTTCTTCCGTTTTACGGATTAGCTCAAGACCTGCTGTAATGTTCCCCCACTGATCGCTTCCGCCAATTTGAAGTTTGCATCCCTGATTTTGGTACAGGTTCAGGAAATCGTATGACTGCAGGATCATGTAGCTGAACTCTGTGAATGAAATACCCGAGTCAATCCGCGTTTTAACCGAATCTTTCGCAAGCATGTAGTTCACACCAAAGTATTTTCCTACATCTCTTAAGAAAGCAATGACATCCATTTTTCCAAGCCAGTCAAAGTTGTTCGCAATTACAGCAGGGTTCGCTTCCGCTTTGAAATCAAGAAATCTTGAAAGCTGTTCTTTAATCCGGTCGGACCATAGCTGAACGATATCCTTTGTATTCAGTGTACGCTCCGCCTTTTTCCCGCTTGGATCCCCGATTAATCCTGTTCCTCCTCCAACAAGGGCGATTGGATGATGGCCCGCCTGCTGAAATCTTTTCAGCGTCAGGATCGGAAGCATGTGGCCTATGTGAAGGCTATCCGCCGTCGGATCAAATCCGGAGTAAAGTTTGATGGATTCTTTATTTAACAGTTCCTCAAGACCAGCTTCATCTGTAATCTGGCTGACCAGTCCTCTAAATTTTAAATCCGACAATAATTCATTCATGTGACATACTCCTCTTCGTTTTGATGAAAAATAAAAAAGCCCCTTCATTATAAAAATGAAGGGACGAATTTCGTCGCGGTACCACCCTACTTAAGAATGGTTCACAAATAACCATTCTTCGCTCAATCAGATAACGGCCTTCAGCCGTCCTCGGCCGCCTATTGCAGCTTTGGATGCTCATGGAATGTAATTCGCAGACTGCCTGTGTACTGATTTTCACCGGCCATCAGTTCTCTGAAACAGGGAAACAGCTGCTACTGTATACCAATCGTTGCTCAATATTCACATAATGAATTTTTACCATAATACATGCCATTCTGTCAAATCTGATTTTCCGACAAATGATACAAATTTTCAGTTAATTTTGTGTTATAATATTTTTGCTTCAAGGGGGAGGATTGAAATGGAGAAATGGACACAGAAATGGCATAAGAACTCCAATACTCGCATGATTTGGATCAAAAGACTTCGAATTGCTTACGGGGTCCTGTGGAATACGGCCTTAATTGCACTCATCCTTTTTACTGCAGCTGCCGTTTTTGCCGGCAGCGCAGGCGCCGGCTATTTTGCCTCACTCGTGAAAAATGAAGAAGTTCTCAGCTATGATGACATGAAGAAAGATATTCATAATTATGAGGAAACGACGGAAGTTTACTTTGCTAACCAGGAACTGGCGGGGAAGCTCAGAACAGATCTATCCAGAACAAAGGTAAAACTTGAGCAGATATCGCCGCATTTGGTCAAGGCGATAGTCGCTACAGAAGATGAGTTTTTTTATCAGCATAACGGGGTCGTTCCCAAAGCTATATTCAGAGCACTTTATCAGGAGTTTACGAACTCTTCTATGCAGAGCGGAGGCAGCACCCTGACCCAGCAGCTGATAAAAAACCAAATTCTGACGAACGAAGTCTCCTTTGACCGCAAAGCAAAAGAAATCTTGCTTGCTCTCCGGCTGGAACGTTTTTTTAAGAAGGACGAAATCCTTGAATCCTATTTAAATATGGCTCATTTCGGAAGGGACAATGCAGGGAAAAATATAGCAGGGGCTGAAACAGCCGCTCAGGGAATATTCGGAATCAGCGCAAAAGACTTGTCCATTGCACAAGCGGCATTTATTGCAGGACTTCCGCAAAGCCCTTTTGCGTATACTCCCTATACAAATGAAGGAACGTTAAAAAAGGACCTGACCCCCGGCATTTCCAGAATGAAAATTGTGCTTCGCCGGATGCTGAGTGAGCAGGTCATTTCAATGGCTGAATATGAAAGCGCTTCTTCTGAGGATATAGCCAAACAATTTAAAAAACCAAATAAGAGCAGTATGAATAACAAATATCCGTTTCTGACAGATGAAATAGAAAAGAGAGCAAAACTGATTTTAATGGATTACCTTGCAGATAAAGACGGATACCTTCCGGCAGACCTTACCCGCGACCGGAAACTGAGAGATGATTACCTCGCTCTTGCTGACCGTCAATTAAGGCAAAATGGCTACCGCATTTATACGACGATTGACAAAGACATTTATGAAGCGATGCAGCAGGCGGCAAAAAATTACCAGGATTACGGTCAAATACACCCTGTGCAGAAGAAAAACCCTGATACGGGCAAAACAGAAACCGTACAGGAACCAATTGAACTCGGGGCCGTTCTGATCGAAAATAAGAGCGGCAAAATCCTTAGCTTTGTCGGCGGCCGGGACCATGAGAGAAAACAAGTAAACCATGCGACCTCGACTTTAAGATCGATTGGATCAACGATGAAGCCGCTCTTATTCTATGCTCCCGGTATGGAAGAAGGGTTTTTGCAGCCGGGAAGCTATTTAGCTGACTTGCCATATGAAAAAATAATGAACGGAAAACCTTACGCTCCTAAAAATTCAGGCGGAGTGTTTCACGGTTTAGTAAGTGCCAGAACAGCTTTGGCTCACTCTTACAATGTACCTGTTGTCAGGGGCTACGAGAAACTCATGTCCTCAAAACCGCTAAGATATTTATACAAAATGGGAATCACATCGATCCCGGAGGAGAATAACAATTTCCTGGCCCTCCCTCTTGGAGGAGGAGGCAATGTTACAGTAGAAGAAAATGTGAACGCATATGCCACCTTTGCCAATGGGGGAAAATTCATTGACGGCTATTTAATTGAGAGCATTGAGGGAACCGATGGAACCGTCATATACCAGCACGAGACGGCTGCTGAAGATGTTTTCTCTCCCCAAACGGCCTATCTCACAATTGATATGCTGAGAGATGTCCTTTCTGAAGGAACAGGAAAGCGTGTGCCTTCTCTTCT is a window encoding:
- the rpsD gene encoding 30S ribosomal protein S4, with the protein product MSRYTGPSWKLSRRLGISLSGTGKELEKRPYAPGQHGPGQRKKLSEYGLQLQEKQKLRHMYGVNERQFRNTFVKAGKMKGILGESFMALLESRLDNVVYRLGLARTRRQARQLVNHGHIMVDNARVDIPSFQVKTGQVITLREKSRNLDIVKEALEVNSFVPEYLTFDADKLEGTYTRLPERSELPAEINESLIVEFYSR
- the tyrS gene encoding tyrosine--tRNA ligase yields the protein MNELLSDLKFRGLVSQITDEAGLEELLNKESIKLYSGFDPTADSLHIGHMLPILTLKRFQQAGHHPIALVGGGTGLIGDPSGKKAERTLNTKDIVQLWSDRIKEQLSRFLDFKAEANPAVIANNFDWLGKMDVIAFLRDVGKYFGVNYMLAKDSVKTRIDSGISFTEFSYMILQSYDFLNLYQNQGCKLQIGGSDQWGNITAGLELIRKTEEEAKAFGLTIPLVTKADGTKFGKTEGGAVWLDREKTSPYEFYQFWINADDRDVVKYLKYFTFLSHEEINALEKEVQEAPEKRAAHKRLAEEVTAMVHGQEALDQAIRISQALFSGEIKSLSGEEIKQGFKDVPSHQASSKEISLIDLLIEAGISPSKRQAREDVTNGAVYINGERKQELDYVLQAEDRIDDEFTIIRRGKKKYTMVQF
- a CDS encoding transglycosylase domain-containing protein, with translation MEKWTQKWHKNSNTRMIWIKRLRIAYGVLWNTALIALILFTAAAVFAGSAGAGYFASLVKNEEVLSYDDMKKDIHNYEETTEVYFANQELAGKLRTDLSRTKVKLEQISPHLVKAIVATEDEFFYQHNGVVPKAIFRALYQEFTNSSMQSGGSTLTQQLIKNQILTNEVSFDRKAKEILLALRLERFFKKDEILESYLNMAHFGRDNAGKNIAGAETAAQGIFGISAKDLSIAQAAFIAGLPQSPFAYTPYTNEGTLKKDLTPGISRMKIVLRRMLSEQVISMAEYESASSEDIAKQFKKPNKSSMNNKYPFLTDEIEKRAKLILMDYLADKDGYLPADLTRDRKLRDDYLALADRQLRQNGYRIYTTIDKDIYEAMQQAAKNYQDYGQIHPVQKKNPDTGKTETVQEPIELGAVLIENKSGKILSFVGGRDHERKQVNHATSTLRSIGSTMKPLLFYAPGMEEGFLQPGSYLADLPYEKIMNGKPYAPKNSGGVFHGLVSARTALAHSYNVPVVRGYEKLMSSKPLRYLYKMGITSIPEENNNFLALPLGGGGNVTVEENVNAYATFANGGKFIDGYLIESIEGTDGTVIYQHETAAEDVFSPQTAYLTIDMLRDVLSEGTGKRVPSLLQFNSDWAGKTGTTQDTHDSWFVASNPNITFGTWIGYDTPSSILTYHGKPYSRRNQEVWSSLINAAYAKKPDLIGPETPFKMPEGVAEFSYCTLSGSLPSDLCRQAGLVKSDLFNVKYAPETVDDSLKYGKYILQDGAAYEVPDSAPQDFVYEGPIINKELLDRFGLESPEDLYKYTKNLGRLVVYSGKRAGINGLRPSQLTGVSIDGSTLKWNESGSSDVLGYRVYMSSRGTGSYTKIASISASDGTGLTVSALPASYYVTAVDAEGKESPPSPVASTAKRPAAKKKASNYKNRNERIKNDGEPRAATGQDGEASGTIIQQ